The genomic DNA taaatcatctatacaagcggtattagaactagcattatctaatgatattgaaaatattttatgagttaaaccatattcttctaaaattaaacataataattgtgcgatattatgagcattatgtgattcatcaaaaactctataagctaataatcttttttggaggttccaagagttatcgatccaatggcaaatCACACCCATAtatgaatgtgtttgccaatgatcactccaaatatcggaacataaagaaactttattatctaatttactaaattcttttttccttgttttactaattttttaattgtaggagtaagtgtagtcctaggaacacgtttagcacatggattaagagattctttacaaaaatcttcaaatgtgcatttagatccaaaactaaaagaaagatgttctacggaaacaaatttagctaatgattctcttaattcaTTATCCGAATAtgaaaataaaccggaatcggtattaccgctagttgaagaaaatcttgataattgtgtttgagaacggtcgagtccatattccgtcgagTGCTTATTCCGTcgagtgcttcgtttctacatgtcgtttcaacgacccatagccgtcgccggcttggaatttgtaggaagcattgcagtgcttacattttgcacgcatttctcccgatggaagagtgaccttctcaaaatgtttagtaaaaatagaagactttagaggaggaagttcccgaaccttagaagtaattgcatcggtacttccttatgtttcgggtgtcggattaggaagatgctcgatctcatcatcggtggattgaatgttggggttggggtcctcctcccgcggattcattatttactttcccttccgagctcgagatgatgcacctccgcggcctccttccattgtaattgaaaattgaaaacgaaagcgtgtagagattagagaatacaaaaatgagattaagagtagagaagatgtgtgtgaaaaatgatgaaatgagctctctatttatagagttttgatagtaacgaacactaaatcatagccattgatcaaaaaatggtcaaatgatcctaaccgttgaaaaaaatacttaaaaaaccctcccaacggctacaaaccgccggttaaccggcggttccaacggctatgaaccgccggttaaccggcggttcaagccgtttaaaaaaaaaaaaaaaaattacggctgaaccgccggttcaacccaccggtttttacacccaatgaaccggaaccggcccggcaacttgccaggccggttccggttcgacccggtgaaccgggtcaacgggcaaccggcccgttgacttGGTTACGGGCCCGTGCCGGGTCCGGGCTAGACCCGGCCCGGGTCCGGGctagacccggcccggggtcgggtctatctAGTAGTCGAGATTTGgagatatttgaaaaaaaataccctccAAATATCCCATCGTGGATGCTCCAGTAGCCATAGAGTGACATTTAGCATGACCATGCTTTTCGGTCTCCGAAGTTGAAATTTCTAGAATCTGGTGCAGCAATCATATCTAATTAGATAAAAGCATAAATAATTAGATAATTGCCAGTTGCAACATACTTAATCAGAGACGAATAGTACATTTTCACTGTTCACATCAATAAATCACATGAAATCATTTTTCTGCTTATTTTGTTATTTACTAAAAGATGTATCTTTTTATATTACTTTTTCCATTCTACCCTTTAATAAATTTgactattttctttttattctctatcatttctctctctcttttctttcttcctatgCATGCAACATCTAttctctttcctctcctcttttgtcGTTTCTTTCTTTTACACGCcgattcttttaaaaacattttagcatcccaagaagtcaaaataaataatggataatatatttaaactccttgcaactccagaaatcCAAAGGAATTGAAATAAATGTAATCGGAAACCCTTTAAATCCATTAGTGTATTTTGACCattcattgtttatttcaactttttgaggatgttaaaatataataaaaaaaaaatcgtcaaaattctccacgttgggcctaatatggaatGCTATCAGGCTCAATGTGAAGAATCTTGACGATTCTTTCTCATTTCATTTTAACACCTCTGCAAAgtcgaaataaacaatgaatattATATTCGAATACCTTGCAACCCCAGAAATTCACAGGTTGTGTTGTTAGAGGCGTGAGGCGCACCGAGATGCAAAGGGCTCCTAGAGCCCGAGGCGCGTTGCGCCTCTTGAACATGAGGTTGATTACTACTAACACACTGACATAATATGTTAAATATGATAATTATTAATATTCCACGCACACAAATATCAAATATGACATGCAAAACAACActatgataaaattaataaaagtttcaaactttcaagtttcaactttctaatttaaactaacaaaattcatcaaaacaagtataataagtcaaattaatcaagctcaagatcatccttattgtattcttcttcttcttctttatcttcatcttcttcaaattcaattttttcttcttcttcgtctctAAGTCTTAGAGATGAGTGTCTCATAGAGGAAGATATATTTGTCTTCTAGACTTGTTTAGGCCTAGCATGTGAACTAGAGGTCATAGATGCAATGTTTTTCCTCTAGTACAATATTTAGGCTCTTCAACTCCACTGGCCCTAGCAACGACATCCCATATCAAGTTATCACCTTCAAAAATCATCTCATCTCCTTCATTATCACTTTCTCCATTCATTCTACCCATcaaccattcattactatcatcaATATCTGTCAAAGAGATGAGGGCAATCTTATCACGTGCATCATACTGAAATTTTAAGGTACGATTGTATTTCACAAATACCAAATCATTTAAACGCTACTAAGCTAGCCTATTCCTTTTTTTTATTGTGAATCTATAAAATGTCAAAAAtcacaataagtataataaaatagcaaagaatatttttttacttataaaagtaacatactaatagtattatacatttatatttattacatacctGTTCAAATACACTCCAATTGCGCCCACAGCCAGAAGTACTATAAGTGAGGCTAAGAACTTTAATAACAAACTTTTGCAATTCTGGGGTATTTGCTCCGTAACATTCCTACCATTCTGTTGGAGACAATGCTCTTCTATGTCTAAGTGACACATTCCTCCTAAATAGCCCTTCTGCCTTTCGATATATAGAGAGTTGGGTAGTGATTTTATCTTACTCGGTGGTACTTGAAACCAATCTCTTCATAGTTTCATACAAATCATTCATCACTTCTCCACAGATATTTGAATCTatgtatgaataaaaatattctgGATTCAAATAATGTCCTGCAGTATGTAGAGGCCAATGAAGTTGACATTCCCATCTCGTATCAATGATCTCAAACACTTCTctgtatttctcttctttctccttaaaggccttcataattgtttattttgccctatccatagcctcataaatatagctcattgcAGATTTTCTTTCGCCATCAACTTGTCTCAGAACATGGACTAAAGGGTCATcatatatctttaaaatatgcaCAATACTACTCCAAAATATAAGTGTCACGATGATTTTAGCTACCTTCTTCCCCGCCGCTTCTTTTTCCCATTTACTCTCTGCCCAATCCTTTGAAATGaacatttttattaaattttacttTTGTAGGTACATCCTTTTAAGAGTGAGAAAAGCGGTAGCAAATCTTGTGACACCCGCCCGACAAAGCTCTTTTTATCTTATGAATTGCCTCAACATATTTATCATGTCGGGGtgaacataaatgtaagcattcacACTCATTGTCTTCTTCAATGTTGCTTTAAAATTAGGCAATTCcccaatatcttctaagatcaagtTGACGCAGTGACCAACACAAGGAATCCAATATAAGTGTGACCTTTTTGCTTATAATAATTTTCCTACAAAAAAAAGTTAGAAAAGTAGATAAGTTTAACATATATAAGAAAAAACATATTGATaagaaagaattaaatagattcttACTAGCAAGCACATTGTTACATGCACTATCCgtaacaacttgaacaacatttacttctcctacacgctccacaaatcgatcaagcaacCGAAATATTTTCTCTTCAGTTTTTGCATAATTAGAAGCATCAACCGATTCGATGAAAACTGAACCTTTAGGAgaattcattaaaaaattaatcaatgtccTCTGCTTTTTGTCTGTCCACCCATCTACCATCAAACTACAACCATGCTTGGCCCATTCTGTTTCACACGACTTAATGTAATCATTTATCACACTATCAACAAccttttttagaaaaggaacccGCACCTCATGATAACTAGGTCCTTTTAGACTTATACCATATTGGCCAACCAAGTCCAACATTCTTTTGAAGCTTGAATAGTTAACGTCATTAAAGGAATTGCCACATATACATCCACTCAGTTATGACCATACAAGCCTTCTCGCTCAATTCTTTCTTATATACCTCATTTATCGTAGTTTGTCTTTTTTTACCCTTTctattttcaacatttttttgcACATTAGGAGCAAAATACGTATCCATTGGACCTATTTTTCTTGGCctttttttttgtatattcacTGATCTAGAACTTATACTTGTACTTATAAGCGGCACGACTTTAGCTCCAAttatcattcatatcaatatcatcaccaagagggCACAACTTTAGCTCCAATATCatccatatcaatatcatcaccaagagggtctacatcctcaaagtTCAATGTCGCAAGTATAGAAAGATTACTTTTCTCCGTCTTTTTCtctatgaaaattttaatttcttcacGTACATGAAGCAGACATTTTTTGCAAGTCGTAGTATTTCGAAACCCCCCAACAAGATGTTGTTTTGCACGATAGATACCCCCTtttgtaactttttgacaaaaattacaaatcaaatcatttttgttatcCGGATTAACTCTTTGAAAACAATTCCATCCCAgatcttttgatatatatgttggagtatcactactaccttccatgataattgaacaagaaaatagtctgaaaaataaaaaacaaaataaaaaagcaCTTTAATGGAAAAGTATTGTACCAGCAAAAGAAAAGCACTGTACCAGGCGCTTACAAATATAAAAGCAAACCATTAGTCCGAAACCTTTTAGCCTAAATGCACTGTCAAATATTAAACATATTGATTAAGGCTAATCAAAAGGGCAACTAACATGATTGACCTTGAATTTTGTGTGCATAATGGAATAATGCAATCTATTATCTATGTCACCCATGTTCAAGTTCAACTATCAGATATTAATCTCGCTATCAAGTGCATTGTATTCCGAAGTGAGACTTGATGACAAAGGGGATATAGATCTAGTTATCAATATCATATTACAAAGTGAGGAATAAGGTTAAAGGTACAACTATGGATCTATCTATCAAATACATCAAATCATATGATGAAGTAGGAATATAAGGCTAATGAGATATAGGTGTCAAAACACTAAACATCGGACAAAATTTGGCAGAATCGAATATTGGTACCAGCATTCAGCAGTAGAAAAGAAACTGGCAACAACACAATATGCAAAAATCGgacaaagaaaaatagaaaaaatatgaaaaaacacgacaaagaaaaagaaaaaccgGACAATAGTCAGTAAAACCGAACAACAACCAGCAAACCAGCAGCAACACAATCTgcaaaaatgaaaaaaaacaaacaaacaaaaccgGACAGTAGCACGAACACAAACCAACAACTCaataaagaagaaaaaacaaagaaaaagatgaagaaaagaaTATACCAGAAtacagagaagaaaagaaaatgaagaaacaaagaaaaattgaacagtgaaaacaaagaagagaaaaaaagaaaaagaaaagcaataacagaagaagagaagaagatttCTTGTGAAgaatagaaaaacaaaaaaaaacaaaagaaaaaactcATACTTGGGTGATGCGCGACTCAACGACGGCGGTGGCGACGAAACGAAATACCTAGGCGACGGCGACGAAACGAAATACCTGGGAGACGATGATGGTGTgactcttcttcaaattcaggtttcttcttcttcttgctgcattcttttcttcttcccttttatccttttcttcttcatgcCCTAATTCCCAACCAAATtgatttgaaatgattttttggGGTTAAAAATCCAGAAATAGTTCACGTTCACGATCGCGCCTCAGTTGAGGTGAGAAGGCGCCTTAGGCGCGCCCAGGCGGCGCTTGATGAACGACGCCCGCCTCACGTGGGAGAAGGCGGTTTCCCTAGTGCCTTTTGCGCTTGGCGCCTCAGGCGCGCCTTTAACAACCCAGTCCACAGgaattgaaatgagtgcaatcggaactctctaggtcTATTAGTAGATTGAGAGCTCCAAGTACATTCATTTCAATTCCTGTGGATTTTTTGGGttgtaaaaagtttaaaaatattatccattatttattttggcttatcAGAGGAGTTAAAATGTGAAGAATCGTCAAAATTAtttacgttgggcctgatataaaatCATATCAAGCTCACGTTGGTTCTGATATGAtacaaatcaggcccaacgtcgAGATTTTTGATGATTCTTCCATACTATATTTTAACAGTGccgagaagtcaaaataaacaatggataacatatttgaactccttacaactcagaaatccacaggaactaaaATGGATGCAGTCTGAGATTTCTAGGTGTTTTGATCGgaacccactgatggacttagagatctCCGATTGCATCTATTTCAGTTCTTGTGGATTTCTGAGATTACAAGaaattcaaatatgctatccattgtttatttcgacttctcgagtgtgttaaaatataataagaaagaatcgtcATAAttctccacgttgggcctgatatgattccatatcaggcccattgtggaaaattttgatgattctttcttattatatttcaaCTCCTCTACAaagtcgaaataaacaatggataatatatttgaactctttgcaacTTCAAAAATCCACAGAAATTGAAATTGATGCAATAGAAGTTCTCTAGGACTGGATTTTGACCTCCTCGAgggtgttaaaatatttttaaaagaatcagcatgcaaaagagaagaaagaaaaaagacaagaaaaaagaaaataaatattacatGCATaggaagaaagagaaaaaaaagaagaaagaaatgatagaaaaaataaaaaaaaataatcaaatttatCATAAAGGTAGAATGGAAAAAagtactataaaaaaaaaaattgtactctttgataaaataataaaatagcgtacgcttttgttaaatttaaaaatctaaatatatatatatttttgataaattacAGAAATAGATTTGTGTGTGGAGTAAATACTTCCAATTGTTTGGTCTCTCAATGTTTGATGTGATGTGGATGAAGACACAACTGTCAAATCCAAGTCATCAGACCTTTAGGCATAAAAATAGATGCCGAGGCTGAATCTAGATGTTGGTCGATGGCTTGATGGCATGTAGAGGAGTCCTGTGCCTTCTAAGCCAATGGTAACCCACAGTCAGAGAACTCCAGAGAGGCAGAGAAGGCGAGGAGTTGATTGTTCGATTGTCAATGTGCAAGCGAAGGTTTCACTGTAGGCATTGCCTATGGAGGACAACGACAAAGATCAATAATAGGCACGGATATAGTGGATTTGACGGATATAGAAGTTACGATTTGCTCTAATTTTTCAAATCAATAAGACCAATTCCAACACCTACATCCAACAATGGTCAAATGCACAGAAATTCTGTGTACAAAAGTCTAGGCCGATCATATGGGGTTTCGATTAATCCTTTGCATTGCGTTCGATGCAGAACAAGCGGTCGGAGAGTGATCTCTGTGTTGCGTCAAACAGGGAACAGTCTTTTCCATCCAGTGGCAATGACGGAGGGATAAGACGGATCGGATCCTATCACGTAAATCTAAGGCAACCTAAATCCGAACCCGTAACCCGAGGGCTTaccttatcttttttttttctgcaaTTTATTAATTAGAGCTGCGGGCCTTCGGCGAGGTCGACACTGAACTCGTCCCCTCTCTCGCCATGGCCGCCGGCCGTGCTCTCCTCTGGTCCCAAACTGGAATCGCTGCCGTTGCGCCGATTTCATCCTCTATGAGATTCCGGGCCAAGAGACTCGCTTCTTCATTCCCTTTCCTCGTCTGCCGGTGCCCCTCGTCCCTCGTATCGACTTCCGTTCGCTGCTACAGTCGTCCGCAGAGCGAGGTTGTGTCTGGAGAAGTCAAGACTAGCGGAAAGGAGGAAACTTTTGTTCTCACCACTCCTCTTTACTACGTCAACGCGCCGCCTCATATGGGAAGCGCCTATACTACCATAGCTGCTGATGCCATTGCTAGATTTCAGGTTTCTTAAATATGTCTTTCACATTTTCGCTCTCAATCGTTTTCTTAGTCTGATATTGTGTGCCCCATAGAATACCCCATTACTTAATGGCATCAAGATGCTCAATTGAAAAATgggttattattatttaatttaatacaaTACTAGTAATCTGCAGTTGGTATCCACTTAATGATGTGATTACTGTGCCAGAAGTAGGAGGGAAAGGAAATGTATGAAAAAATAAAGATGTCAAATTCTTTTAATTGCTTGGaagggaaaggaaaacaagaggagGGAGGAATTTAATTACATCCAAATTCTCTCATTTTTATAATTAAGCACGAATCTGATTGGAATTGAGGAAAAAATTATGACTCTAAGTGGCATTATTTAAGCTTGTCCAAGTGAACAAAATGGGTGGGAATAGGcagaatatatataatctaatttCTTTTCATTTTGGTCTCTCatgaattttattttcttttctcttctaatTCCTCCCTTCTAAGAAAAAACAGAGAACAAAGACAAAACATATGAACATAGTTAATACATGAGGTGATAACATGTGCGGGTTCAAACATCTTGTGGCGTTTCTTAAAAAGATGGGGGAAGCATTGGAGTCCTTGATGATTATTGTTGTTGCCCTATGTATCAAACAATCAACATGATCAGTTGATCACACCTCTTGGAAGTTATTTCTTGTGAACTATTATTCATTTCAGATTTATGAAGGTTCTATTACTTCTTTCTTATTCTCAGAGGCTGCTAGGTAAGAGAGTTGTATTCATCACAGGGACAGATGAGCATGGAGAGAAAATTGCTGCTGCTGCAGAAGCTAGTGGAAGTAGCCCTAGTGAACACTGTGATACTATTTCACAGTCTTACAAGATTCTATGGAAAGAGGTAATTATCAACCCGATATGTAATGCTTATTTAAGTCAATTTGCATCCCTCAATGATGAGTTTAATAGTTTTTCAATATTGGCAATAAATAAGATTCTATCCTCCAtcttgcttgatcttttgcaGCTTGATATTTCATATGACAAATTCATACGTACTACTGATCAGAAGCATGAAGCAATAGTCAAAGAGTTTTATTCCAGAGTGCTTAACAATGGTGACATATATAGAGCTGATTATGAAGGGCTTTACTGTGTGAACTGCGAAGAGTACAAGGTTCAATTTCACTGCTTAGCTGCAAAAGTGTTATTACTCTCTTAGTTGGTGAATGACATACGTATTGACATGTTATAGTGTTTTTATGCTTATAGTAAAGTGTATACCTTAAGGCTTCTTGCAGTAAGGAGAACAAAACTGATTTTACTATCATTATAAGTTTAAACACTGTTCAATgctattttttacaaaaattgtcTACCTTAGCATTCTGTCCATTAGTTTCCCTTAATTTCATTCTTTTATATCGTATTGTTCCATTCTTTCTGCTAATGTTTGGCGTTATTTGCAGGATGAGAAAGAATTGCTTGAGAATAATTGTTGCCCAATGCACCTAAAGCCTTGTGTTCCGAGGAAGGAAGATAACTACTTCTTTGCATTATCAAAATATCAGAAGGCACTGGAAGACTATATATCATCTAACCCTGATTTTCTGAAGCCTTCTTTCCGTTTGAATGAGGTTAGGCTTCAAGCTTGTTCAATGTTCTCATTATTTATACAGGAAAAGAATGAGTGTATTCATGCGATGCACACTCACTAGTGCTCTAAATACCATCATCTCACAGCCATGACATCTAAAGATATGGTGCCGTTTTATCATGTTTTAAAATCCACAAGGCAAGAACTTATTTTTGGCTTGTTATGCTTGTTGATTCCCTTGTCGAAAAGCTCTCTACCCAATTTATATTGGGTAAATATGCCTTATATAAGTTATCAAGAAAGTATGCTTCATAGACATGTCTTTTAGCAGTACAGTCATTGTGTTGGAGTTTAACAACCAAGATTGCCACCATCAATGAATACTTGGCAAATTTTTAAGAAAAGTTGTCTGTGATGGTGTTGATGGTTTCATGGAATGGTTACCCTAAGCATTGTATATTGATCTCATTAATGAAATTCCTTCTTAACCATTCTTTATATTGTGATCTTATTGTTAAAATATTAGGTTAATAGGGAATTATATAGTGGCTTTACTCCACATTAACATTTTAGTTTTAGGGTTATGTCTAtagttctatatatatatatatatacatgtaataatAATTCACTAATGCAATAGAGTATTCCCTTTCTCCTTTAACACTCAGTAGATTGTTCACTTCAACAAATTTCTTACAGATTGTAATGGTATTTACACAAGAAAGCACTCTTGTAGGTGCAAGGTTGGATTACAAATGGACTAAAAGATTTCTCTATATCCCGTTCATCTGTAGAGTGGGGTATACCTGTGCCAAATGACAAGACACAAACTATTTATGTCTGGTTTGATGCTCTGTTGGGGTAAGGTTATCCCTCAGTTTATATTGTGCTGTCATGGTTATGAATCAATGCCAGCTAATGGCTAGTACTTGCTTCTTGATAATTGGCAACAATTTCAATGGGGTTCTTGTGATTTTATCCTCTTGCTGTAATTTAGATTTGTTTGgatttttatataattataatGGCTTGTGTGATTTCGTCTCTGTAGAAAGGCCAATATCACATACATTGTCAAGTGAAATAGTTCTTCAACACTGAATTTGCTATGTAGGTATATTTCTGCATTATCAGAGGACAGTGAGCAGTCAAACTTACAACAAGCTGTTAATTCTGGTTGGCCTGCTTCGC from Zingiber officinale cultivar Zhangliang chromosome 4A, Zo_v1.1, whole genome shotgun sequence includes the following:
- the LOC121970253 gene encoding methionine--tRNA ligase, chloroplastic/mitochondrial-like is translated as MAAGRALLWSQTGIAAVAPISSSMRFRAKRLASSFPFLVCRCPSSLVSTSVRCYSRPQSEVVSGEVKTSGKEETFVLTTPLYYVNAPPHMGSAYTTIAADAIARFQRLLGKRVVFITGTDEHGEKIAAAAEASGSSPSEHCDTISQSYKILWKELDISYDKFIRTTDQKHEAIVKEFYSRVLNNGDIYRADYEGLYCVNCEEYKDEKELLENNCCPMHLKPCVPRKEDNYFFALSKYQKALEDYISSNPDFLKPSFRLNEVQGWITNGLKDFSISRSSVEWGIPVPNDKTQTIYVWFDALLGYISALSEDSEQSNLQQAVNSGWPASLHLIGKDILRFHAVYWPAMLLSAGLSIPNMVFGHGFLTKDGMKMGKSLGNTLEPMDLVQKFGADAVRYFFLREVEFGNDGDYSEERFVNIVNAHLANTIGNLLNRTLGLLKKNCQSTLPYDSIFAVEGNSFKDSVSQLVEKAKYHYENLSLSSACESILEIGNVGNLYMDKNAPWSRFKQGGASSEMAAKDLVIILEAMRIIAAALSPVTPSLCFRIYSQLGFSKEQFEAVTWDDTRWGELRAGRVMAEAKPVFAKMENNQDGDKKGSSKEGKNKKILRQGLVEA